The Pyxidicoccus trucidator sequence AGGGTCGGTCACGTTGGGGAACCGGGACTCTTTCACACTCCCGGGGAAACCGCTCAGACCGAACGTTCGACTCGCTCCAAGCAGGGCGTCCAGGCACTGAACACCCGGGAATGCGGCAGATGTCACCGGCCCGCGGCCCTGGGTGTTACGAGGGCGTAACCGAATGAAAGCAGGGCACATGCCGCGGGGAGACATGCTCGAAGAAGTGCTGAGGGAGCGCTTCGGACTGACGGAGTTCCGGCCCGGCCAGCGGGAGGTGCTCACGGCGCTGTTGGGGCCGGGGGCGGCGCTCGCCGTGTTCCCCACGGGGGGAGGCAAGTCGCTCTGCTACCAGCTTCCGGCGCTGCTGCTGGAGGGCATCACCGTGGTGGTGTCCCCGCTCATCGCGCTGATGAAGGACCAGATTGACGCACTCGGTCGCCGAGGCATCCGCGCCGCGCGGCTGGACTCGTCCCTGTCGCTGGAGGAGTCGCGCGAGGTCACGGAGGCCCTGCGCGCCGGCGCCCTGAAGCTGCTCTACGTGGCGCCCGAGCGCTTCAACAACGAGCGCTTCACCGCGCTGCTGCGCGAGCTGCGCATCTCCCTGTTCGCGGTGGACGAGGCACACTGTGTGTCCGAGTGGGGCCACAACTTCCGCCCGGACTACCTCAAGCTGGCGCGCGCGGCGAAAGATTTGGGCGCCGAGCGCATCCTCGCGCTCACCGCCACGGCGACGCCCGCCGTGGTGCGGGACATCCGCCAGGAGTTCGGCATCCCCGAGGAGAACGCCGTCGTCACCGGCTTCTACCGACAGAACCTCACGCTGGAGACCACGCCGGTGCCCGCCGCCGCGCGGGACGCGCTGCTCGTCGAGCGACTGAAGGCGCGCCCGCCCGGCCCCACCATCGTCTACGTCACCTTGCAGAAGACGGCGGAGCGGGTGGCGGCGCTGCTCACCCGCGAAGGGCTCCCCGCGAGCGCCTATCACGCCGGGCTCGAGTCCGAGGACCGCGAGCGCGTGCAGGAGGCGTGGATGGCCTCCGGGCAGGGCATCGTGGTGGCCACCATCGCCTTCGGCATGGGCATCGACAAGGCGGACGTGCGCGCGGTGTACCACTACAACCTACCCAAGGGCCTGGAGAGCTACAGCCAGGAAGTGGGCCGCGCGGGACGCGACGGCGCGCCCTCCGTGGTGGAGCTGTTCGCCTGCCCCGAGGACGTGCCCACCCTGGAGAACTTCTCCCACGGCGACAGCCCCACTCCGGAGGCGCTCCAGGGGCTGGTCACCGAGGTGCTCGCCGGAGGGCCCGAGCTCCAGGTGGACCTGTACGCGCTGTCCAACCGGCATGACCTGCGGCCGCTCGTGCTGCGCACCGCGCTGACGTACCTGGAGCTGGAGGGGGTGTTGCGGCAGGGCACGCCCTTCTACGCGGGCTACAAGGTGCAGCCGCTCGTGGCGCTGGAGGAGCTGGTGGGGCGCTTCCAGGGAGAGCGGGCGAAGTTCGTGAGTGACTTGTTCGCGAGGGCGAAGAAGGGACGCACCTGGTACTCGCTCGACCCGACGGAGGTGGCCGAGGCACTCGGCCAGCCCCGAGAGCGGGTGGTGAAGGCCCTCGACTACCTCCAGGAGCAGGGCCTGGCGCAGACGCAGGTCTCCGAGCCCCGCCAGCGCTTCACGCGCCTGCGCGCCCGCGAGGACGCCTCCGCGCTGGTGTCACTGCTGCGCCAGCGCTTCCAGCAGCGCGAGGCACAGGAGGTGGGGCGCGTGCAGGAGGTGCTCCGGCTCGTCACCCACGCCGGCTGCCAGAGCAACGCCCTGGTCGCGCACTTCGGCCAGGTGCGCGAGCGCCCCTGCGGACACTGCACCTTCTGCCGCACCAGCGTGGCCCGGGTGCTGCCCGCGCCGCGCCCACGGCCGGACCTGCCCGCGGGCCTGGACGTGGCCGCCTTCCGCGCACTGGCCGCGAAGCACCCGGAGGCCCTCGGGCATCCGCGACAGGCGACGCGCTTCCTGTGCGGGCTGAGCAGCCCCGCGCTCTCCCGGGCGAAGCTGGGCGGCCACAAGCTCTTCGGAGCCCTGGAGGACTGGCCCTTCGCCGAGGTGCTCGGCTTCTGTCAGCGGCTGTCTGCACCCACGGCCTGACGGCGCCCGTACGGGCGGTGTCAGGACAACCGGGGCTGACAGGTTTTACATCTTCTTCTGTTATCGTCACGGCTCCCCCAGGTGGTTGGAGGATGCCGTGAAACCGAGAAGCCAGAAGACGATGAAGAGACATGCGGGACAGGTGGTGACGCGTACGGCGCTGGCGGCGCTCGTGCTGGGCCCGCTGGCCGCGGGCGCGGTGAGCCAGCGGCTGCGGTACCGCTTCGAGGCGGTGTCCAACCCGGTGACCACGGTGGTGGACGACAGCGGCAAGGGCCACACGGGCACGGTCCAGACGGCCAACGGCGGCACGGTGGTGCCGGTGACGGGGTACGAGGGACAGGGCGTGCAGTTCCCAGCCGTCTGCACGGGCACCGGCTGCCCGCACGCCAACCTCAGCGCGGCGGACGCCACGGACCTGAACCCCGGCACGGCCCTGTTCACCTTCGGCGCACGGGTCCGCGTCACGCTCGCGGAGCTGACCGCGGACCATGGCTCCAACATCGTGCAGAAGGGTCTCTCCACGACGGGCCAGTGGAAGCTGCAGCTCGATGACGCCGTCACCGGCAAGCCGAGCTGCGTGGTGCGCACCACGGGCGGCGCCAGCCCCATCATCGTCAAGTCGTCGGTGGGTATCGCGGACGGCACCTGGCACAAGGTCTCCTGCCAGCGCACCAGCACCACGATTACCATCCTCATCGACAACGTCGCCCGGGGCAGCGCGCTCATCGCCTCCACCTACGACATCAGCCCCGTGGGCCAGCCGGTCGGCATCGGCGCCAAGAGCACCGGCAACAACAACGACCAGTTCCACGGCGCCCTCGACGAGGTCTACTTCAACCTCGACTGACGCGGCGGCAGGCGGGCGGCAGGGCGCTCCGCGTCGCCAGCACCGGCGCACGCGGGCGCCCGCAATCAGGCGCAAGAACCGGGCTGCCTCCAGCCAGGCGCTCCCCTATCCGTAGCAGGGTGATGGGCACCACGGCCCATCAACACGGATGGGGAGCACCACCATGTCGACGCGGCAGATTGAGTCCCTGGCGAAGTACCACCTGCTCGGCCAGACGGGCCTGCGGGTGAGCCCGCTGGCGCTGGGCACCATGAACTTCGGCACCGACTGGGGCTGGGGCATGAGCGGCGAGGACGCCCACCGCCTGATGGCGCGCTACCTGGAAGCAGGCGGCAACTTCCTCGACACCGCGGACGCGTACACCTCCGGCTCCAGCGAGCGCATCATCGGTGACTACTTCGCGAAGCACGGCGGGAGGGACCGGGCGGTCATCGCCACCAAGTTCTCCGCGAACCTGTCGCCGGGAGACCCGAACGCGGGTGGCAACAGCCGCAAGCACATCCTCTCCGCG is a genomic window containing:
- a CDS encoding laminin G domain-containing protein translates to MKPRSQKTMKRHAGQVVTRTALAALVLGPLAAGAVSQRLRYRFEAVSNPVTTVVDDSGKGHTGTVQTANGGTVVPVTGYEGQGVQFPAVCTGTGCPHANLSAADATDLNPGTALFTFGARVRVTLAELTADHGSNIVQKGLSTTGQWKLQLDDAVTGKPSCVVRTTGGASPIIVKSSVGIADGTWHKVSCQRTSTTITILIDNVARGSALIASTYDISPVGQPVGIGAKSTGNNNDQFHGALDEVYFNLD
- a CDS encoding RecQ family ATP-dependent DNA helicase, whose amino-acid sequence is MLEEVLRERFGLTEFRPGQREVLTALLGPGAALAVFPTGGGKSLCYQLPALLLEGITVVVSPLIALMKDQIDALGRRGIRAARLDSSLSLEESREVTEALRAGALKLLYVAPERFNNERFTALLRELRISLFAVDEAHCVSEWGHNFRPDYLKLARAAKDLGAERILALTATATPAVVRDIRQEFGIPEENAVVTGFYRQNLTLETTPVPAAARDALLVERLKARPPGPTIVYVTLQKTAERVAALLTREGLPASAYHAGLESEDRERVQEAWMASGQGIVVATIAFGMGIDKADVRAVYHYNLPKGLESYSQEVGRAGRDGAPSVVELFACPEDVPTLENFSHGDSPTPEALQGLVTEVLAGGPELQVDLYALSNRHDLRPLVLRTALTYLELEGVLRQGTPFYAGYKVQPLVALEELVGRFQGERAKFVSDLFARAKKGRTWYSLDPTEVAEALGQPRERVVKALDYLQEQGLAQTQVSEPRQRFTRLRAREDASALVSLLRQRFQQREAQEVGRVQEVLRLVTHAGCQSNALVAHFGQVRERPCGHCTFCRTSVARVLPAPRPRPDLPAGLDVAAFRALAAKHPEALGHPRQATRFLCGLSSPALSRAKLGGHKLFGALEDWPFAEVLGFCQRLSAPTA